GTGCAAAATATTGCCAAGCAGCATATTTGATGAGTTGATCACCAATCTTGATATGATAATATTGATATGCGCCTTTCCATTCACATATATTTTTTTTTCGTGTAGCGATTAAATGTTCTAGTTTAATGTCTTCTGGAGGGAAGTAATAGGTGGGAGGATGACTAGTTTCTAAAACTCTTTTTCCTCTAGTTGTTTCGGCTAAAACAATACCTTTACAAATTACTTTCAGATGTTTGTCGGTATCTTGTAAAATAGCTGGACGGGGATACTCCCAAACTGATTCTTGTCCTGGGTTTGGTGTAATTGGATTGGGTCTAATCATGATTTTTTCCTCAATTGATTGGAGTTTTTGGTGTTGCTAATGGGATAATTTTTTTGGGCTTACGCCCGGCTTCGCTAACACGCAGAGACGCAAAGAGCAAGTGTTATTTAATGGTTTTATCTTGCAATTATACAACACCAAAATTTTTCTAATTACTTGATTTACCACCAGCAGACATTTTTGTGAGTCCTCCATGATAGTTGATCAATTTAGATTCGGCTTTACCAATTTTAGCTAATCGAAATTGCCATTCAGAAATATCTTCATAGCTGAGATGGTGTGTGTCACAACTTGGAGTCCAGAAACCACCAATTATAGATGGATCATCAAAACGTAGTAGTCCTGATTTACGGATGTTTTCTCCTTGGGGTGTTCCGGGTATGGGAGAGATTGCATAGGAAGCAACTTGAAATTCTAATTCTGGGTTAATTTCTCTGAGTTGTTGATGGAGTTCTAATACTGCTTCTTCTAGACGGAGTAAACTATCGTGGGTGTCATCAGGAAAGCCGATAATTAGACCATAAACGATGACGGGAAGACCTGCTTTGACAATCAGTTGCATCATTTCACAATGTTGTTGCCAGGGAAGAAGTTTGCTGTAGGACTCTCTGCCAAAAACTGGACGTTCTGCGGGAATATATCCTAGAAAACCGCCTACTTTGCCATCCCATCCCCAAAGTGCTTCGATCAGTTCTTCGTCTGGTGTGAGGTCTGTGTGGTCATAGTTGCGTCCTCTTCCTAATGTGGCTTTTCTGAGTTCTAAACCATTAGGCCACAGTAGTGGCATTCCCATTTCTCTTGCACCTTTGGTGATTTCTAGAATCTCTTCTTTTCCGCCTGGAAATAGGACGCGACCGAGAAATTGGTCTGAACCCATGACTGTACATTTTGCTCCGGCTTCTTTTTGACGAGCAATCCAATTGAGGGTGGTTTGAGGTGACATCCGCCGATAGCCTGATGTGTAAGTTGGGGTTTGGCAAAAGTCACATTTGCGATCGCACCCAATGTCAGGATACACCGAACCTATGGGTACGAGATTCTCGATAAAAGGCTCTTCTGAGTATTCTTGTCCTAAACATTGTCTGGCTACTTCCACCGATGGTAAAGCCCAATCATCAGGACTCATGGCTTGGCTGCGGGTGGGATGATAAGTACCATCAGCTAAAATTACTCCTGTGAGTTTTTCTCTGGGAGTGTTACCGAGTACATAGTCAAAAATCGGCCAGTTTGCTGCACCTGATTTGTCAATTACTATTGCTGTTGCACCTGCTTCTAGATAGTAACGAGGTTCGGCGATCGCATCAGAACCACCAACTACAACAGGCTTTCCTTTACTGGCAAAATGTGCGATCGCCATACAAGTTACTTGACGCTCTTGGGTATAATTAACTGTTACTCCCCAAGCATCATAAGTTTCAGGATCTATATCATCAATTTTCTGACCTACATAAGCTTTGGTCAAGTTCATCCCTTTCCAAGTTACTTCTCCAAAGGGTTCTTGACAATCACCAGCTTTCAGATTCACAAGTTGAGCATCAAAACCACCTGCTTGTAAATCTGCGATTAAAACTTGTTTACTCAATAAGGTATTACGTCTATATAATGCTGTCCAATTATGTCCTCCTTCGTCATACAATCCCAAAGCAGGTACTTCAACTAATCCGATGCTTTGATTTTTCAGTTTCATAGAAATCCCCTATTAATCTTTGATACAAGACATTTTATCTGAGTCGTTATCGGTCGGATACAATAAAATCAAGGGTGGGGAAACCCCGCCCCTACAGGTTTTGTGATTTCCGGGTAATAAATTAGGCTTTTGAAACTTAATCTCGATTTCTGAATACCGGCACAGAAATGATATCATTTAACTTGACAAAGAATCAAACCAAACCATCCTTTTTCATCTGTCCAGGTTTTGACAGTTTTCAATCCCTTAGTTTGTAATTGTGTTTCCATGGTTCGTAAATCAAACTTCCGAGAAATTTCTGTTAATATACTTTCTCCCTCTTCAAAAAACACCTTTAGATCCAATACTTCCAAATTAACCCAATGACTTTCTTGGCAATGTAAATACATTTCAATTTGATTATCAAGCTCATTATAAATTGCCTGATGTTTAAAAAAATTGATATCAAAATTACCTTGAAACCGCCAATTTAAATGAGAAAATATATTCAAATTAAAAGCAGCAGTCACTTCTTGACTATCATTATAAGCAGCTTCTAAAATGTCTTTGGGCTTTTGTAAATCAATTCCTAGTAAAAAGAAATCCCCAGTTTGTAAAGTGCGAGAAATTTGATTTAAGAATATATCACATTGCTCTGGGTTAAAATTGCCTAAAGAACTTCCCAGAAAAAATAACATCCGTGATTGTAAATAATTGGTTTCTAAATGCACTAAAGCTTGTTCATAAGTTCCTAATAATCCATGAATAGCAATATCAGGATACTTTTCTTGCAACTGTAAAACACTAGTTTTGAGAATACCTCCACTCATATCAATAGGCAGATATCTACAATTACCAGAAATTTTCTGATAAGCAGTTAATAAAGCTTGAGTTTTAGTAGAACTCCCACTTCCTAACTCTATCAACTCACAACAATTAGTAATTTCGGCAATTTCATCAGCGTATTGTTGTAAAATCCAGGCTTCTGTCCGAGTCGGATAATATTCTGGTAACTCACAAATTTGTTCAAATAATTGAGAACCAGGATCATCATAAAAATATTTGGGAGGTAAACTTTTCGGTTTTTCAGTTAACCCCCTAATGACATCTTTACCATCAATACTTAACTCTTGATAATGATGATCTAAAACGGTTAAAGGTTGTGTAATCATTTTCTAAATCCTCTCTGTTGACTCTGCGTGAAAAAAGATATTTATTTAATCCAGGCTTTCAGCCACTCTAAAACCGAGGTGCTGATAAAAATAAGGACGAAACCAGTTGCGATAACAAGGTAAAGCCATTGTACCATTCGTTGCCCAAGAACCACCCAACATCATAAAATGTTTAGGAATGTGAATTAAATAAGGTGCAAAAGTAGGGTGTGTTAGCGACAGCGTAACGCACCATTCCAGGTTACATCAGAATTGCAGGTTATTAAATTTGCGTTCCTTATCATCAAAAAAGGGTACAGATTGGTCTGTATAAAGATGATGAGTTGGAAATCCTGGTAAGGGTTTGAATGTTTCTTCTAATCATTCCCAGACATGACTCAATAATGTATTACGTCTATATAATGCTGTCCAATTATGTCCTCCTTCGTCATACAATCCCCAAGGTTTCATAGAAATCCCCTATTAATCTTTAATACAAGAAATTTTATCTGAGTTAGATACACTATTAGCAAATAGATTTAATAGTAAATTAATCTTTGCTCCCTTCAGCAACACCAGAAATTAGAATCTGGCCGCGCAATTTATTTATATAAAGTTTACGGATAATACGCTGGATATGAATATGCTTTCCGGGCTTTACCTTTGTCAAGGTTCGCAATAACAAGTAAGATTCACCGAGACTTTCCACACCATCCACTAAAGTGGGTTCAAGCACATCTGGATCATCTGCTTTTAACTGCTGTCCTATTTCCTCAATCACTTGATATATATGAGCTAAATTGGAGTCTAATGGTACATCAACTTCCACTACTGCAAATATGTATTGTTTGGAATAATTAGTAATTGAACCAATATCCCCATTCCGAATAATATGTAATTGACCATTGGGATGTCTGATGCGGGTAGTTCTGAGTTCAATCGCTTCAACAGTACCTTCTACAGTTTTCTCTTCAACTTTCCCAGCCTCAATATAATCACCTACCAAATAGTAGTTTTCAAAAAGAATAAAGAAGCCACAAACTATATCATTAATTAATGTTTGTGCGCCTAAGCCTACAGCGATACCAACAATCCCAGCACCAGCCAAGATTGGAGTAGGATTAATATCTAGAATATAGAGAATGGAAATTGTCACACTGAAGTAGACAAAATATTGTAACAAACTACGAAACAAAGGAATGAGAGTTAAGCGTCTACTTTTTTGCGTCTCACTCAAATTATTGTTGTTGAATAGCACCTCTTCTACAAGTAAGTAAATAACTTCAAACAAAACACGACTCATGAAAATGATCCCAATGATCTTGATAATTCGTAGACCAAAGGTGGCAAGTTTGGCTATTAACTCCACCTGTTGAATTACCAATGTTGCTATACAGACATAGATCACAAATTCCAAACACCGCTTCAAAAAGGGTATTAGATATTGTAGGCGATCGTAGAACCTCAATAAGTTATCAGGACTGGAATATTTGACGCTGAGAACATCTAGAGTATCAACAATCGCGGCGACTGCTTTGAGTATGAGTAATCCCACACCAATGAGCAGATAAATCCGCAGTGCGATATATAGATATTCAGAAACTACTGTGGGTAATTTGAGAAATTGGGTACAACTAATTAGTACCCATAACCAAACCCCACCTCTGATTCTTCGATTCAGGGCGGTAAAAAAAGCATCAATACTTTCATCGTCAGCGGTATTTTGGTCTAATTTCTTAGCGCGGTTACTAGCTATCTCCAACCAATATTTGATCACTTTTAGAGTGATCACCGCTGCAATTATTACACCAATACTTTCAGCAATACCAATTCCTAACGCCAGCCAAAATCCTGAAGGAATCCGGCGAATTAGCTCTAGAGTATATGCTTGGATGTTTTCACGCCGATAAATAAGGAAGCCGTTAGCAGCTATAATAAAAACGCACAATACTAAGCAACTAAGTAATAACAAACCAGTCATGTTGCGGCGCAATATTTTGATTTTTATATCGTCACTTTTCAATATTGATAATCTAATGAATAGCTTGAATAACTTACCTAAAATCCATCTTAATAATAGAAAAACAAGGATTACAAGTCCAACTTCAGCCAGGATAATTAATATGTTCACGGTTTTAATGCCTTGTATTATTCATGGGATTTTTATTTGATTTTTCAAGAATATTTCAGATATCAAACCGGTTTTCGTAAAACTTAAATTTTTAGAAAGCATCCACTTTGAGCGGATAGACTTTTTTAGAATACCAGAACTATATTCATTTCCAAAGTGGATGCTCATCTTTAATTATTGATATTTTTCATCGGTTTATATTTTTCTGGTTCTGTTCTGAGATCCACATACAGAAAATCAATCCCCTCTTGCTCCAAAAGTTCCAAGATGGCTAAATTCAAGTTCCTTTCAGCCTGAAAATAGAGATTGTCATCATTGACAAATGCCATAACTTCAATAACACGGGCATTGCGTTCAATGTTTTTAAAACGAACTGTACATAGAGGAGAAAAGCCAGCAATAGATTTTGGCATTTCTTGAATAGTGTCACAAATTCTCGCAGTTTGCTGTGCAGAAATTCCGTCAATTTTGAGAATTAAATTCAGTCCCCACTTTAAATCACTGCCAGGATTTTGTGACCAATTTTCCACAATTCCAGAAATCATTCGAGAATTGGGCATTTTCATGATTGAACCCCACTTAACTATATGTAGTTTTGTGGTTCTAAATCCAATATTTAGGACTTGCACAAAACCATCTACTCCTGATACTCCTATCCAATCACCTTCTCGATAGAGGTTATCAGAGTAGATAATAATTGTACAAAACCAGTCATAAACTATATCTTTGAACAGTAAACCTAAAGTAATACCAGCACCACCAAGTAAACCAACCAGCGCAGCGGCTGATTGTCCTAAAAATATCTCGCTGATTTTAAATGCTAATACAATAATTGCTGCTGATTGAAAAATTTTCGGCATCAAAGGTCTGAGCAATTCATCAAGCTCAGTTTCTGTTTGCAGCGTCACATTAGCAATTAACTGTCCTAAAATTGAAGAACTACGATAAACGACATAAGCAACTATGAAGATAACTATTAAGTTGAGAAATCTACTAATTGTCTCGCTCAGTTGAAGACCTAAGTTATCCGCAATAATTTCCTTACTCAGCCAAAATCCACCAATGAGAATTAGCCAACTCATCGCAGGTTTGAGAATAGCAATTAATTCATCATCAAGGTTTGTCTCTGTTTTCTTGGTGAAGTTTTCAATGGTTTTAATGATAACTGCTATGACAAATCTTCTTAGTGTCTGTGTCAATGTAAGAATGACAAGGACAATAACAATTTTAGCAATGGGAACATGGGAATAATTGATATTTTTGAGCGTGTTCCAGATAGCTTCCATATTTACCCTGATAGATAGTTGAGTTGGTTAACTTTAGAGGATGTTTGAAAAGTATCAGAATTAATCGATATCCCCAACCCCCCTTACAAAGCCTTACAAAGGGGGGGCTAAATTCCTCAAAGTCCCCCTTTTCAAGGGGGATTTAGGGGGATCTGCGAGTGTCAGATCCCGCGCGAAAAAGTTTTCAAACAACCTCTTAGAAAATGTTTGAAAAACATAGCGGTTATCGGTCGGATACAATACAATGAAGGGCGGATAAACCCACCCCTACAGGTTTTGTGATTTCCGCGTAATATATTAGGCTTTTGAAACTTAATCTCAATTTCTGAATACTGACACAGAAATGATATCATTTAACTTGACAAAAAATCAATCTGTCCAAGTTTTCACAGTTTTCAATCGTTTAGTTTGTAATTGTGTTTCCATGGTTCGTAAATCAAACTTCCGAGAAATTTCTGTTAAGTAGTGAGACAGAATTAATTACACAATGTCATTGCGTAAGCGTTGCGTGGCGTTAGCCATATGGAACGAAGTGAAATGAAGCAATTCCAAGGGTTGTGATTGCTTCCCTTCGCCCGCAATGACTGTAAATATTTTTGTCCAATTACTTAATATACTTTCTCCCTCTTGAAAAAATACCTTCAAATCCAATAAGTAGGTGAACACAATAAAACCAAACTGTGTAAAGAAATGTAAAGTCGCCTAAACCCTCTTCACTCTTGCCTCTTGCCTCTTGCCTTTTGCCTTGCCATAACGACAATTTTCAACGGGTGTCAGATCCCACACGAAAAAGTTTTCAAACAACCTCTAAGGTGGCTATAAGATCCCCGACTTCTTTTGTATTTTTGTAAATAAATTACCAATTAATATTCAGAAGTCGGGGATCTCAATTTTATATTTAATCCAAACTTTCAGCCACTCTAAAACCGACGTGCTGATAAAAATAAGGACGAAACCAGTTACGATAACAAGGTAAAGCCATTGTACCATTCGTTGCCCAAGAACCGCCCAACATCATAAAATGTTTATTATCAAAAAAGGGTGCAGATTGATCTGCATAAAGATGATGAGTTTGAAATCCTGGTAAGGGTTTAAATGTTTCGCCTAACCATTCCCAGACATTACCCCGTAAGTCAGAAAGTCCAGATTGATGATTTCCTGAAAACATTCCCACAGGAGTTGGGGAAATGAATTGTAAGTTGAGATTATAATTATTTACTAAACTAGAATCTTCAGATATTGTTAATGCTTGATTCCATTCTGCTTCTGTCATTAATCGAGTATTTTTACCTTTCCATTGACAAAATGCCATTGCTTCATAATGGTTGACTTCCACTGGCCAATCTAAAGGTAAATCTAGTTCATCAAATGTGGCACGATAGCGATAGTTATTTTCTTGGTATATCCAGAATTTGGGATGTTGGATATTGTAGAGTTGTTTCCATGCCCAAGATTCAGTATGCCAATAATTGATATTATTGTACCCACCGGCTTGGACAAATTCTAAAAATTCTCCATTGGTAATCAGATATTGACTTGCTAAAAATGGTGGGACTTCTCCTTCTAAATCACCATATTCACTATCCCAAGCAAAAGTTAAATCATCTTGGCGTTTTCCTAATTTGACTATACCACCAGGAATTTCTCGCATTTGATTATGGGGAATTTCTCGATTAGTAGGTGCATAATTCCATTCTTGGGGACGGTTTAAGTTCTCAATAGGTAATTGACGCAGTAGCATAGATGAGGTTTCTAGGTGAATGCGACTATGTTCTATTCCCATTAATAAAGCCCAGATAGGATGCTGTTGATGAATGGGTAAATTTAAAGGAGTTTGATGAATAATTGCGGTAATTTCTGCTCTAGCTTTGTCTCGATATTCCCAAACTTTTTGAAGTTTAGGCCAATTAACTCCTTGAATGGCTATTTCTAATTCTGCCGGTGTTTCTGGATCAACGCCAATTTCAAATAGGGTTTCATATTGGGGGTTAATCCGATGTTTGATTAATCCCACCTGAATTAATTTATTGATATAAAAAACAGCCGAATGTCCAAGGTAAAAAATTAATTTATTTCTTAAAGGATCGGGATTTAGATAGAAGGTTTCTTCCTTAATTACACTTTTCATTAAGGTTTCTTCCATTTCCCAGGAATTTTCAAAATAGTTAAGTAGGATTGTTGAACTACAATCATTGAGTCGGGGAATAGGAGCATCTATCATTTTATTGACCTGGTGAATTAATTGTTGGTAATATCTGGATTGATTAATTTTTTTAAATCAAACCAGTGACTAATCCTGGGATTAATAAAATTTTTATCTGAATGATAAATATTTACAGGAATTGTACAGGAATTTTTGTGCGAGAATTATATGCTATGTATTTAATTATCTTATTTTGATACCATTTTTTTGTTTTTAATTAAAATTTAATATTTTCCAGTAAAATCACTACCAGCCGGATTCCTGTATTTAATGTTTTCAGTAAAATTACCAATAGCTGAATTACTATATTGACAAAAACAAATATAAACAATCTTTTTAGGCTAGTCTAAACTAAGTATATTAATTTCTAAGAATACCAATTTTTTGGGCGAGTTTGTTAGAATCATACATTAGCCCCTGTTATAGTGTTTTGGCGTTAGTTGCCAACAAAGCTATATTGGAATCGTCAGTAACCCAGCCCCAAAGGGACTGGCTTACGCAATGACATTGTGTAATTAATTCTATCTCACTCAAATCTCTGAAAACTTCTTTTCTCTTGCCTATTGCCTATTGCCTATTGCCTATTGCTGTATGTGTTTAATGACCAGTGACCACTGACTAACGACTAATGACTAATGAGTATTTCTACTTCTATACTGAGTGATTTACTAGACTCACTCCCCCATCTACGACCTCAGTTATATTTTAAGGCTTCACTAACTGCGCTCTCCCATGCTATGGAGGATCAGGTTTTAGCCGCTAATTTGGATCGTCCTCTGATTATTGCTAGTTTTCAGAAAGAGCGATTTTACCGTCAAGAAGCCCATCGTTATCAAAAACTGGCAGAAAAAAGTAATCAAATATATGTATTATCTGCACCGGAAACGGAGTTTGCTAATAGCTCAGAATATTATGAGAAGATCGCTTTTGAGCATGATGATGCTTTAGCTCAAGAATGGCATTTGCTAGTAGTTGCTGATAATTATGCTACTTGCTTAATCTGTAGAGAAAGCTTGGGTTCTCTGGCTAAAAATCAACATACCTCAGAGATGCTCCCTAACTTGGATATGGATACAGCGCAAAGATTTGAGGGGATTTGGACATCGGAAAAAGGAGTGTGTTTAAAAGCTGCCCAATTGTTATTAGATAGAATTCAGGCGTATCGTCCAGATTTAGCGGAAAAAGTGGATGAAGTGTCCAGTCGGTTGGGAATTGGGAAATTAACAGGTAGGTCAGTGATCAATTCTGATCATGAGTATGCTTGTGATCTTGATACTGACCCGTTTGTGCAGAGGTTGGTGACATATCTGCAAGCTAGTCAGTATAAGCTGCATAAAGCTTACCGTTCGATTGCGGCTCAAGCTCAGAAAGAACGGCTGGTAAATTCGATTAGTACAGCAATTAGGCGATCGCTTGATCCACGGGAAATTCTTCAAGTGGCAGCGCAAGAATTAGGACAACATTTAGGAGCCTGTCGTTGTCTAATTTATCGCGCCCAAGCTACAGATGCCAAAGCTATAATTGAACATGAATTTTTGAACTCTAATATCACATCGGTACTGGGTCAAAGTTGGGAGTTAGAACATAATCCCCTATTTCAGCAGGTGCTACAACAGCTTGAGGGGGTATGTGTGGCTGATACCCTGGGGGACTTTCAAGTCAAGAAATCACCAGCCTTATCGTCCATTGTCAGGCAGTTTGGCGTGCGTTCTTGGTTGATCGAACCCGTATTATATCAAGGGCGACTATTGGGAATTGTGGAGTTACATGATTGCCATTTTCCTCCCCATGAATGGCAACCAGGGGAGTTAGACTTAGTGAAAGCGATCGCCACCCAAATTGGTACAGCCCTGATTCAAGCCGAATCTTTTGCCAATTTAGAAGAACTCAACCAACAACTAGAAGCTTTAGACCGCACTCGGAGTAATTTAATTGCCATTACAGGACACGAACTCCGCACTCCATTATCCACCATTCAAGTTTGTTTAGAAAGCTTGGCTACTGAACCGGATATGCCTTGGGAATTGCAACAAATAATGTTGAGTACAGCCCTTACCGATTCCGAAAGAATGCGGAAACTGGTACAAGACTTTTTAACCCTTTCTAACTTAGAAAGCGGTCGGGTAGAATGGCATCCTGAATCATTAACCATTCAAGAATGTATAGATTTAGCCCTCAGTCGCTTACGGACACGCTCTAGCCAAGAAAAAATACCCAAAATCACAACTCAAATTTCCGCTAACTTACCTTTAGTCAGGGCTGATGGTGATTGGTTAGTGGAGGTAATCGCCAAACTTGTAGATAATGCTTGTAAATTTACTCCCTCTTCTGGGCAAATTATTATTAAAGCCATTAGCAATAGTCAGGAGATGCTAGAAGTCACCGTAGCTGACACAGGGCGAGGAATTGAACCCAACCGCCTAGAAATCGTTTTTGACCGCTTTTATCAAGAAGAAGGGGCATTGCGCCGAACTACCGGGGGAACTGGCTTAGGTTTAGCCATTTGTCGGCAAATTGTCAATGGCTGGCATGGAAAAATTTGGGCAGAGTCCACAGGTAAAGACCAAGGCAGTCAGTTCCATTTTACTATTCCCATTGTGTATGGTAGTCAGGAAATTGACACTCTCCGGTCTAAAGACGCGGAGATTCTATAGAGAGTTTCAGTCTATATCCCTCAGTTATCCCAGTTTCAGGCACTGCCTTAAATATTTGGGTTCTTGCCCTGATTTCGTTGGCCTTGGCGGGCGAAATCATATCTGACAAGCGTAACTTTCCGAGAGTCCCTCGGTAGCTTTTTATGTCTTTAGTGACAATATAGTTGTATCACGAATATGGATTAAAATTTGAAATTATTTCAAATTTTCAAATTAACGTCAAGGCAGGATTTATCGTGCCTCTAGCCTTCATCCCTTGTCTAAAGTCCAAATGTGGCTTCCTGAGTCAGCCACATTTTCAAGGGTTTTCGGCGTTCTTCCTTATAATTGACGACTGACAACCAACCAATCACTAAGGGATCACCAAAAAATAAATTACCCAATTTTGTGGGATGGGCATCCTGCCTGTCCTTGGTAATTAGCGGGCAATTCGTCCCGCACCACAAGAAACTTTTGGGGATTTTTTTAATTGGAAGTCCCTAAAAACTGTTACAGTCTATAACGCGATCGCAACATAAGTCGAGTTCCAATGTTAGTATGCCGTAAAAACCTACAAGAGACAGTTTATGGCAACTTTGACTGGAAAAACCCCAATCTTTGGTGGCAGCACTGGC
The DNA window shown above is from Anabaena sp. WA102 and carries:
- a CDS encoding DUF427 domain-containing protein, which encodes MIRPNPITPNPGQESVWEYPRPAILQDTDKHLKVICKGIVLAETTRGKRVLETSHPPTYYFPPEDIKLEHLIATRKKNICEWKGAYQYYHIKIGDQLIKYAAWQYFAPTPNFMPMQEYYGFIAALMDACYVNDELVKPQSGDFYGGWITADIVGPFKGEPGTWGW
- a CDS encoding radical SAM protein; protein product: MKLKNQSIGLVEVPALGLYDEGGHNWTALYRRNTLLSKQVLIADLQAGGFDAQLVNLKAGDCQEPFGEVTWKGMNLTKAYVGQKIDDIDPETYDAWGVTVNYTQERQVTCMAIAHFASKGKPVVVGGSDAIAEPRYYLEAGATAIVIDKSGAANWPIFDYVLGNTPREKLTGVILADGTYHPTRSQAMSPDDWALPSVEVARQCLGQEYSEEPFIENLVPIGSVYPDIGCDRKCDFCQTPTYTSGYRRMSPQTTLNWIARQKEAGAKCTVMGSDQFLGRVLFPGGKEEILEITKGAREMGMPLLWPNGLELRKATLGRGRNYDHTDLTPDEELIEALWGWDGKVGGFLGYIPAERPVFGRESYSKLLPWQQHCEMMQLIVKAGLPVIVYGLIIGFPDDTHDSLLRLEEAVLELHQQLREINPELEFQVASYAISPIPGTPQGENIRKSGLLRFDDPSIIGGFWTPSCDTHHLSYEDISEWQFRLAKIGKAESKLINYHGGLTKMSAGGKSSN
- the egtD gene encoding L-histidine N(alpha)-methyltransferase, yielding MITQPLTVLDHHYQELSIDGKDVIRGLTEKPKSLPPKYFYDDPGSQLFEQICELPEYYPTRTEAWILQQYADEIAEITNCCELIELGSGSSTKTQALLTAYQKISGNCRYLPIDMSGGILKTSVLQLQEKYPDIAIHGLLGTYEQALVHLETNYLQSRMLFFLGSSLGNFNPEQCDIFLNQISRTLQTGDFFLLGIDLQKPKDILEAAYNDSQEVTAAFNLNIFSHLNWRFQGNFDINFFKHQAIYNELDNQIEMYLHCQESHWVNLEVLDLKVFFEEGESILTEISRKFDLRTMETQLQTKGLKTVKTWTDEKGWFGLILCQVK
- a CDS encoding mechanosensitive ion channel family protein: MNILIILAEVGLVILVFLLLRWILGKLFKLFIRLSILKSDDIKIKILRRNMTGLLLLSCLVLCVFIIAANGFLIYRRENIQAYTLELIRRIPSGFWLALGIGIAESIGVIIAAVITLKVIKYWLEIASNRAKKLDQNTADDESIDAFFTALNRRIRGGVWLWVLISCTQFLKLPTVVSEYLYIALRIYLLIGVGLLILKAVAAIVDTLDVLSVKYSSPDNLLRFYDRLQYLIPFLKRCLEFVIYVCIATLVIQQVELIAKLATFGLRIIKIIGIIFMSRVLFEVIYLLVEEVLFNNNNLSETQKSRRLTLIPLFRSLLQYFVYFSVTISILYILDINPTPILAGAGIVGIAVGLGAQTLINDIVCGFFILFENYYLVGDYIEAGKVEEKTVEGTVEAIELRTTRIRHPNGQLHIIRNGDIGSITNYSKQYIFAVVEVDVPLDSNLAHIYQVIEEIGQQLKADDPDVLEPTLVDGVESLGESYLLLRTLTKVKPGKHIHIQRIIRKLYINKLRGQILISGVAEGSKD
- a CDS encoding mechanosensitive ion channel family protein, with translation MEAIWNTLKNINYSHVPIAKIVIVLVILTLTQTLRRFVIAVIIKTIENFTKKTETNLDDELIAILKPAMSWLILIGGFWLSKEIIADNLGLQLSETISRFLNLIVIFIVAYVVYRSSSILGQLIANVTLQTETELDELLRPLMPKIFQSAAIIVLAFKISEIFLGQSAAALVGLLGGAGITLGLLFKDIVYDWFCTIIIYSDNLYREGDWIGVSGVDGFVQVLNIGFRTTKLHIVKWGSIMKMPNSRMISGIVENWSQNPGSDLKWGLNLILKIDGISAQQTARICDTIQEMPKSIAGFSPLCTVRFKNIERNARVIEVMAFVNDDNLYFQAERNLNLAILELLEQEGIDFLYVDLRTEPEKYKPMKNINN
- the ovoA gene encoding 5-histidylcysteine sulfoxide synthase codes for the protein MIDAPIPRLNDCSSTILLNYFENSWEMEETLMKSVIKEETFYLNPDPLRNKLIFYLGHSAVFYINKLIQVGLIKHRINPQYETLFEIGVDPETPAELEIAIQGVNWPKLQKVWEYRDKARAEITAIIHQTPLNLPIHQQHPIWALLMGIEHSRIHLETSSMLLRQLPIENLNRPQEWNYAPTNREIPHNQMREIPGGIVKLGKRQDDLTFAWDSEYGDLEGEVPPFLASQYLITNGEFLEFVQAGGYNNINYWHTESWAWKQLYNIQHPKFWIYQENNYRYRATFDELDLPLDWPVEVNHYEAMAFCQWKGKNTRLMTEAEWNQALTISEDSSLVNNYNLNLQFISPTPVGMFSGNHQSGLSDLRGNVWEWLGETFKPLPGFQTHHLYADQSAPFFDNKHFMMLGGSWATNGTMALPCYRNWFRPYFYQHVGFRVAESLD
- a CDS encoding DICT sensory domain-containing protein, coding for MSISTSILSDLLDSLPHLRPQLYFKASLTALSHAMEDQVLAANLDRPLIIASFQKERFYRQEAHRYQKLAEKSNQIYVLSAPETEFANSSEYYEKIAFEHDDALAQEWHLLVVADNYATCLICRESLGSLAKNQHTSEMLPNLDMDTAQRFEGIWTSEKGVCLKAAQLLLDRIQAYRPDLAEKVDEVSSRLGIGKLTGRSVINSDHEYACDLDTDPFVQRLVTYLQASQYKLHKAYRSIAAQAQKERLVNSISTAIRRSLDPREILQVAAQELGQHLGACRCLIYRAQATDAKAIIEHEFLNSNITSVLGQSWELEHNPLFQQVLQQLEGVCVADTLGDFQVKKSPALSSIVRQFGVRSWLIEPVLYQGRLLGIVELHDCHFPPHEWQPGELDLVKAIATQIGTALIQAESFANLEELNQQLEALDRTRSNLIAITGHELRTPLSTIQVCLESLATEPDMPWELQQIMLSTALTDSERMRKLVQDFLTLSNLESGRVEWHPESLTIQECIDLALSRLRTRSSQEKIPKITTQISANLPLVRADGDWLVEVIAKLVDNACKFTPSSGQIIIKAISNSQEMLEVTVADTGRGIEPNRLEIVFDRFYQEEGALRRTTGGTGLGLAICRQIVNGWHGKIWAESTGKDQGSQFHFTIPIVYGSQEIDTLRSKDAEIL